The Anoxybacillus flavithermus genome has a segment encoding these proteins:
- a CDS encoding type II secretion system protein GspE, giving the protein MKKQERKRLGDLLIEAGLITKEQLEETLKEKAPGQKLGDALLQRGYITEQQLIEVLEFQLGIPHVSLYRYPIDPKLMNLVPKEFAKRNMLIPLKQEGDRLFVAMADPMDFFAIDDLRLSTGFHIEVAIASKDDILRAINKYYDIDDSVEEFLNIAPVQEVREQEKLAEDDSPIVKLVNQILQLAVEQRASDIHIDPHETKVVIRYRIDGILRTERALPKHMQGMLTARIKILANMDITEHRVPQDGRIKMNIDFHPIDLRVSTLPTIYGEKIVMRVLDLGAALNDLNKLGFNKVNLQRFIQLIEQPTGIVLITGPTGSGKSSTLYAALNRLNGEHVNIITIEDPVEYQLEGVNQIQVNSSVGMTFAEGLRSILRQDPNIIMVGEIRDRETAEVAIRASLTGHLVLSTLHTNDALSTVARLIDMGVEPFLVATSLSGVVSQRLVRRVCRDCQEEHEPTKREIDIFARRGLKIEKVMRGRGCPTCNMTGYKGRIALHELMVMSDDMRKVILNGEPLSKLRDMAIKNKMIFLIDDGLLKVKQGLTTTEEVLRVSIL; this is encoded by the coding sequence ATGAAGAAGCAAGAGCGAAAACGATTAGGCGACTTGTTAATTGAAGCAGGACTTATTACGAAAGAACAGCTCGAAGAAACGTTAAAAGAAAAAGCACCGGGGCAAAAATTAGGCGATGCGTTGTTGCAACGTGGTTATATTACGGAGCAACAATTGATTGAAGTATTAGAGTTCCAACTCGGCATCCCACATGTTAGCTTATATCGTTACCCGATTGATCCGAAATTAATGAACCTTGTGCCGAAAGAATTTGCGAAACGAAATATGCTTATTCCTTTAAAGCAAGAAGGCGATCGTTTATTTGTCGCGATGGCAGATCCGATGGATTTTTTTGCGATTGACGATTTGCGCCTATCGACAGGTTTTCATATCGAAGTGGCCATTGCTTCAAAGGACGATATTTTACGAGCCATTAATAAGTATTATGATATTGATGACTCGGTTGAAGAGTTTTTAAACATCGCTCCTGTGCAAGAGGTGCGTGAGCAAGAGAAGCTTGCTGAAGATGACTCACCGATCGTAAAGCTTGTCAATCAAATTTTACAATTGGCAGTCGAACAGCGAGCTAGTGATATTCATATTGACCCACATGAGACGAAAGTCGTTATTCGTTATCGCATTGACGGAATTTTACGGACAGAGCGAGCGTTGCCAAAACATATGCAAGGAATGCTAACGGCGCGCATAAAAATTTTAGCAAATATGGACATTACAGAACATCGTGTTCCGCAAGATGGACGTATTAAAATGAACATCGATTTTCATCCAATTGATTTACGTGTATCGACGTTACCAACGATTTACGGCGAAAAAATCGTTATGCGCGTACTCGATTTAGGAGCGGCGTTAAACGATTTAAATAAGCTCGGTTTTAATAAGGTGAATTTGCAGCGATTTATTCAACTCATTGAACAACCAACGGGCATCGTGTTAATTACAGGACCGACTGGTTCGGGAAAATCGTCGACACTTTATGCCGCGTTAAATCGATTAAACGGCGAACATGTGAATATTATTACCATTGAAGACCCTGTCGAATATCAGCTTGAAGGGGTGAATCAAATTCAAGTCAATTCAAGCGTCGGAATGACGTTTGCAGAAGGATTGCGTTCCATTTTGCGCCAAGACCCGAACATTATTATGGTCGGGGAAATTCGCGACCGCGAAACAGCGGAAGTAGCGATTCGTGCGTCTTTAACAGGGCATCTTGTGTTAAGTACGCTACATACGAACGACGCATTAAGCACGGTCGCGCGTTTAATTGATATGGGTGTCGAGCCGTTTTTAGTTGCGACATCGCTTTCAGGAGTCGTTTCCCAACGTCTCGTGCGCCGCGTTTGTCGCGACTGTCAAGAAGAACACGAACCGACAAAGCGGGAAATCGATATTTTTGCCCGCCGCGGTTTGAAAATTGAAAAAGTGATGCGTGGTCGCGGTTGTCCGACGTGCAATATGACCGGATATAAAGGGCGTATTGCCCTACATGAATTAATGGTTATGTCGGATGACATGCGAAAAGTGATTTTAAACGGTGAACCGCTGTCGAAATTGCGTGACATGGCGATCAAAAATAAAATGATTTTTTTAATTGATGATGGGCTATTAAAAGTCAAACAAGGGCTGACGACAACAGAAGAAGTGTTGCGTGTAAGCATTTTATAA
- a CDS encoding twitching motility protein PilT has protein sequence MKQKVDAMLRAAFELKASDIHLTVGIPPIFRVNGDLKRYGQDALSSADTEQMAKAIVPENMWHHVEENGELDLSYSLHGVSRFRVNVFKQRGCISLAIRIVPTKIPTLEELQLPDVLKKIVTKPQGLVLVTGPTGSGKSTTLAAMIDYMNKTMRKHIITLEDPIEYVHKHGSCVIDQREVGTDTNNFANGLRAALRQDPDVILVGEMRDLETIQTAITAAETGHLVFGTLHTSSAPATIDRIIDVFQPEQQTQIRIQLATVLVAIISQRLFPRAQKNGRIAATEILINNAPVANLIRNGKVHQIPSVMQTSRALGMHTLAANIKELVQQGLVAKEAVEPYLQEG, from the coding sequence ATGAAACAAAAAGTAGATGCGATGTTGCGTGCTGCATTTGAATTAAAAGCTTCTGATATTCATTTAACAGTCGGTATTCCTCCGATTTTTCGCGTGAACGGAGATTTGAAACGTTACGGGCAAGACGCGTTGTCTTCGGCAGATACAGAACAAATGGCAAAAGCGATCGTTCCTGAAAACATGTGGCACCATGTTGAGGAAAACGGGGAGCTAGATTTATCTTATAGCCTCCATGGTGTTTCCCGTTTTCGTGTCAACGTGTTTAAACAGCGTGGGTGTATATCGCTTGCCATTCGTATTGTGCCAACGAAAATTCCAACGCTTGAAGAGTTGCAATTGCCAGATGTGTTAAAAAAGATCGTTACAAAACCGCAAGGACTTGTTCTTGTGACAGGACCGACGGGGAGCGGAAAATCGACAACGTTAGCTGCGATGATTGATTATATGAATAAAACGATGCGCAAACATATTATTACGCTTGAAGATCCGATTGAATATGTGCATAAACATGGAAGTTGCGTTATCGACCAGCGCGAAGTCGGAACGGATACAAACAATTTCGCAAACGGTTTGCGCGCCGCGCTTCGTCAAGATCCAGACGTCATTTTAGTCGGGGAAATGCGTGATTTAGAAACGATTCAAACGGCAATTACCGCTGCAGAAACAGGACATCTCGTATTCGGAACGCTGCATACGTCAAGTGCTCCTGCGACGATTGACCGAATCATCGACGTATTTCAACCAGAACAACAAACGCAAATTCGCATTCAATTGGCAACCGTTTTAGTTGCTATTATTTCACAACGACTATTTCCGCGCGCACAAAAAAACGGGAGAATTGCGGCCACCGAAATTTTGATTAACAATGCGCCCGTTGCCAATTTAATTCGCAACGGAAAAGTTCATCAAATTCCAAGTGTGATGCAAACGAGTCGTGCGCTCGGCATGCATACGCTTGCGGCGAACATTAAAGAACTTGTTCAACAAGGGCTCGTCGCGAAAGAAGCAGTCGAGCCGTATTTGCAGGAAGGATGA
- a CDS encoding type II secretion system protein F: MAQFRYEARDMRGRVKKGTMVASSRRDVMMKLREQRLKVIDVREVPQTLLTKEITFGNPVKLQHFVIYLRQFATLLKAGVTIVDATRILAEQTESKALKKALVHIEEQLRSGQPLSTAMTDHPNIFPPLVINMIRAGEASGNMDETLERLADHFEKVHRTRQKIVSALAYPVVVGIIAVIVVIFLLVQVVPTFVSMFADFGADLPAITKFVLRASEVMQTYWWGVILLMLLMYGLLVLLKKQKKTKYYLDVIVLRMPIFGSMMQKAVLARMTRTLSSLFSSAVPILQALAIVESVVENEVVARVIRTSRDALERGESLTEPMKRHWAFPPLVTQMIAIGEQTGSLDAMLAKVADFYEAEVEAATDRLKSLIEPLMIVLLAGVVGTIVTSILVPMFDIFNHIQQ, translated from the coding sequence GTGGCGCAATTTCGCTATGAAGCGCGCGATATGCGCGGACGAGTAAAAAAAGGGACGATGGTTGCTTCGTCGCGTCGCGATGTGATGATGAAGCTGCGTGAACAACGCTTAAAAGTGATCGACGTACGAGAAGTACCACAGACGTTATTAACGAAAGAAATTACGTTCGGCAACCCCGTCAAACTGCAACATTTCGTCATTTATTTGCGCCAATTTGCGACGCTTTTAAAAGCGGGCGTAACGATTGTAGATGCGACGCGCATTTTAGCGGAACAAACGGAAAGTAAAGCGTTAAAAAAAGCGCTCGTTCACATTGAGGAACAATTAAGAAGCGGTCAACCGTTATCTACGGCAATGACTGATCATCCGAACATTTTCCCTCCGCTCGTCATCAATATGATTCGCGCAGGGGAAGCGAGCGGAAATATGGATGAAACGCTTGAGAGGCTTGCCGATCATTTTGAAAAAGTGCATCGAACGCGGCAAAAAATCGTTTCTGCTTTAGCTTATCCGGTCGTTGTTGGCATCATTGCGGTCATCGTCGTCATCTTTTTGCTCGTTCAAGTCGTTCCGACATTCGTTTCGATGTTTGCTGATTTCGGTGCTGATTTGCCAGCCATTACGAAGTTCGTGTTGCGAGCAAGTGAAGTGATGCAAACGTATTGGTGGGGCGTCATTTTACTTATGTTGCTCATGTACGGCTTACTTGTGTTGTTAAAAAAGCAAAAAAAGACGAAGTATTATTTAGATGTGATCGTATTACGTATGCCGATTTTCGGGAGCATGATGCAAAAAGCGGTGCTTGCTCGTATGACGCGCACATTAAGTTCGCTTTTTTCAAGCGCTGTGCCGATTCTACAGGCACTTGCGATCGTTGAATCGGTCGTTGAAAACGAAGTTGTTGCCCGCGTCATTCGCACATCACGCGATGCGTTAGAACGTGGGGAATCGCTAACGGAGCCGATGAAACGACATTGGGCGTTTCCACCGCTTGTCACGCAAATGATTGCGATCGGAGAGCAAACGGGTTCGCTCGATGCGATGCTTGCAAAAGTTGCTGATTTTTACGAAGCAGAAGTTGAAGCGGCGACCGATCGACTAAAATCGTTAATTGAACCGCTCATGATCGTATTGCTCGCAGGTGTCGTTGGGACAATCGTCACATCCATTTTAGTGCCAATGTTTGATATATTTAATCATATTCAACAATAA
- a CDS encoding type II secretory pathway pseudopilin PulG produces MMLKRFIRNEKGLTLIELLAVIVILGIIAAIAIPSIGGLIDNSKKDAHVANAQQMINAAKIAVTADKSLIPANGKAKTISLKYLEDNGYLETVKDPDGGTYTKDSNGGVSNDLDITGSPVKDGTLNEPDSDSYVVIINDNTKLYYRVKLVNGNRGVRTGGTGGAAGKAVKEEDLKRSEVR; encoded by the coding sequence ATTATGTTAAAACGATTTATTCGTAACGAAAAAGGTTTAACGTTAATTGAGTTGTTGGCAGTTATCGTTATTTTAGGAATTATCGCTGCTATTGCCATTCCGAGTATTGGGGGATTAATCGACAACTCGAAAAAAGATGCCCATGTAGCAAACGCACAGCAAATGATTAATGCAGCGAAAATTGCTGTAACAGCGGATAAAAGTCTGATTCCGGCTAATGGAAAAGCGAAGACAATCTCTCTTAAATATTTAGAAGATAATGGATATTTAGAAACTGTAAAAGATCCTGATGGGGGAACATATACAAAAGATTCTAATGGTGGGGTATCTAATGATTTGGATATTACAGGAAGTCCTGTAAAAGATGGTACACTTAATGAACCTGATAGCGATTCCTATGTTGTTATTATTAATGACAATACAAAGTTGTATTACCGTGTTAAGCTTGTTAATGGAAATAGAGGAGTCCGAACAGGTGGAACAGGCGGAGCAGCAGGTAAAGCAGTAAAGGAAGAAGATTTAAAACGTTCAGAAGTTCGGTAA
- a CDS encoding prepilin peptidase, producing the protein MLFFISFLLGLLLGSFYNVVGLRVPKGESIVAPRSHCPHCKRTLTAFELIPVVSYVLQKGKCRACSARISFVYPFVELSTAILFALAPLFVGWSAEVAVSWTLISLFIIIFVSDVHYMIIPNRVLLFFAPLLLIERLSFAPLTPWWDSLLGSFVGFTMLFVIALLSKGGMGGGDIKLFAVIGLALGAKLTVLAFFLSTLVGTVFGLIGMALGRVRRGQPMPFGPAIVVGTLIAYFFGETIIDAYVKVMM; encoded by the coding sequence ATGTTATTTTTTATTTCCTTCCTCCTCGGTCTTCTTCTCGGTTCTTTTTATAACGTTGTCGGGTTAAGGGTGCCGAAAGGGGAGTCAATTGTTGCGCCGCGTTCGCATTGCCCGCATTGTAAGCGAACGTTAACGGCGTTTGAATTAATTCCGGTCGTTTCGTATGTGTTGCAGAAAGGGAAATGTCGCGCGTGTTCAGCGCGCATTTCCTTTGTTTATCCGTTCGTTGAGCTGTCCACGGCGATATTGTTTGCGCTTGCCCCGCTTTTTGTCGGGTGGTCGGCGGAAGTAGCCGTTAGTTGGACGCTCATTTCTTTATTCATCATTATTTTCGTTTCTGATGTGCATTATATGATTATTCCAAACCGTGTTTTATTATTTTTCGCCCCGCTTCTTCTTATTGAGCGCCTATCGTTTGCGCCGCTTACTCCATGGTGGGATAGTTTGCTTGGAAGTTTCGTTGGTTTTACGATGCTGTTTGTCATTGCACTTTTGAGTAAAGGTGGCATGGGCGGTGGAGATATCAAACTGTTTGCGGTGATCGGTTTGGCTCTTGGGGCCAAACTAACAGTGTTGGCGTTTTTTTTATCTACGCTTGTCGGGACAGTGTTTGGTCTTATCGGTATGGCGCTCGGACGTGTGAGACGCGGCCAACCGATGCCGTTTGGACCGGCCATTGTTGTTGGTACGCTCATCGCTTATTTTTTTGGTGAAACGATTATCGATGCGTATGTTAAGGTCATGATGTAA
- a CDS encoding pilus assembly protein PilM: MRLFTMKNKVGNIVIKDHVIRYVELKQKQPLVLHTCEEWPLPEGIVRDGKIVDEEQLTHIMEQCVDMWKMKHRRIRFLVPDPLVVVRNIPLPKDIAHEDIRSYLFMEIGASIPLPFEDAVFDYTVLEKTKEALHVLLFAAPETNVMQYVELFETVKLKPIVADISPLSLYRLFYHFHLANDVDHFLFVQFDLSSLNVSVFYQHRPLFTRQLAFDAQWTHWEKTKEGWKWENEGQPEWQLEDIYKELDRVMSFYRFSLQKGEAQITRVVVTGDHPLVHTFSDRLKERLDVAVETLTLPLPIDRAYYLPIGLGLKEGNAHVSRN, translated from the coding sequence ATGCGGCTTTTTACGATGAAAAATAAAGTAGGTAACATCGTCATAAAAGATCATGTTATTCGCTACGTAGAACTTAAACAAAAACAGCCACTTGTTTTGCATACGTGCGAGGAATGGCCACTTCCAGAAGGAATTGTGCGCGATGGGAAAATTGTCGATGAAGAACAGCTTACTCATATTATGGAGCAATGTGTCGATATGTGGAAAATGAAACATCGCCGCATTCGCTTTCTCGTTCCCGATCCGCTTGTCGTCGTCCGTAACATTCCGTTGCCAAAAGACATTGCGCATGAAGATATACGCAGCTATTTGTTTATGGAAATTGGAGCTTCTATTCCACTTCCGTTTGAAGATGCGGTGTTTGACTATACAGTGCTTGAAAAAACGAAAGAAGCGCTTCACGTTTTATTGTTTGCGGCGCCAGAAACGAACGTCATGCAATATGTCGAGCTGTTTGAAACGGTGAAATTAAAACCGATTGTCGCAGATATTTCTCCGCTTAGCTTATATCGTTTGTTTTACCATTTTCATTTAGCGAATGACGTCGATCACTTTTTATTCGTTCAATTTGATTTATCATCGTTAAACGTCAGTGTATTTTATCAACATCGCCCTCTCTTCACTCGACAGTTAGCGTTTGATGCACAATGGACGCATTGGGAAAAAACAAAGGAAGGATGGAAGTGGGAAAACGAGGGACAACCAGAATGGCAACTAGAAGATATATATAAAGAGTTGGATCGTGTTATGAGCTTTTATCGTTTTTCGTTGCAAAAAGGCGAAGCACAAATTACACGTGTCGTTGTCACTGGCGATCATCCGCTCGTCCACACGTTTTCTGATCGATTAAAAGAGCGACTCGATGTCGCCGTTGAAACGTTGACGTTGCCACTTCCAATCGACCGTGCGTACTACTTACCAATCGGACTCGGATTAAAAGAGGGTAATGCACATGTTAGTAGAAATTAA
- a CDS encoding pilus assembly protein PilN: MLVEINLLPKRERKSQIIPMISIVVAVLLIVGATTFYFTVQRMEQQIAQLKTELDQTKALRIAEEEKQKTATNASGGAQLQEAIQWAEQYPVHTVALLHELIERLPERGFLMNVSYARDGAIQLTAQFDTTSESAAYLQALKDAPFIADVKLTSLTAVEGKAEEEGTMPRYIGQFSIQLNMEEWKKQQQGGEA; this comes from the coding sequence ATGTTAGTAGAAATTAATTTGCTGCCAAAACGTGAACGGAAATCTCAAATCATCCCAATGATATCGATTGTGGTAGCTGTTTTATTGATCGTTGGCGCGACGACGTTTTATTTTACTGTTCAGCGTATGGAACAGCAAATTGCGCAATTGAAAACGGAGCTCGATCAAACGAAAGCGCTCCGTATCGCTGAAGAAGAAAAACAAAAAACAGCAACGAACGCTTCTGGTGGCGCACAGTTACAAGAAGCCATTCAATGGGCAGAACAATACCCTGTTCATACGGTCGCGCTTTTGCACGAATTGATTGAGCGATTGCCCGAACGCGGTTTTTTAATGAACGTTTCGTACGCCCGTGATGGCGCCATTCAACTAACGGCTCAATTCGATACAACGAGTGAAAGTGCCGCCTATTTACAAGCATTAAAAGATGCGCCGTTTATTGCTGACGTAAAACTAACGAGTTTAACAGCAGTAGAAGGGAAGGCGGAAGAAGAAGGAACAATGCCGCGATATATTGGACAGTTTTCGATTCAACTAAATATGGAGGAATGGAAAAAACAGCAACAAGGAGGGGAAGCATGA
- a CDS encoding pilus assembly protein PilO, with protein MRKTLIISLSLLLLTLLSFVLYMYIYKPLDDRREQMKTELQTEKKLLQTLQAKQTPDELRVSIVELQKRVPVQPFVEQFLLDIEKAEVVSNSEVLSLTFQEGENVEGPPTPIQKLTVNLSVRSPSYFALEQFIDTLERSKRIVSVDSLSFTGYEEWTTVMDEVPELSYSLTVSTFYAPELRQWIKQLPPLDLPQPSEKRNPFPSLTEQ; from the coding sequence ATGAGAAAAACGTTAATCATTAGCCTCTCTCTTTTGTTGCTTACATTGCTGTCATTTGTGCTTTATATGTATATATATAAGCCGCTCGATGACCGCAGAGAGCAAATGAAAACAGAGCTACAAACCGAAAAAAAGTTGTTGCAAACGTTGCAAGCGAAACAAACGCCGGACGAATTGCGCGTGAGCATCGTAGAATTGCAAAAGCGCGTTCCTGTTCAACCGTTTGTCGAACAATTTTTATTAGATATTGAAAAAGCAGAAGTTGTATCCAATAGTGAAGTATTGTCGCTTACTTTTCAAGAAGGGGAAAACGTGGAAGGACCACCAACTCCCATTCAAAAATTAACAGTTAATTTATCTGTTCGTTCTCCTTCTTATTTTGCACTTGAACAGTTTATCGACACGTTAGAGCGATCAAAGCGTATCGTTTCTGTCGATTCACTATCGTTTACCGGATATGAGGAATGGACGACGGTGATGGATGAAGTGCCTGAACTGTCTTATTCCCTCACTGTTTCAACGTTTTATGCACCAGAGTTACGCCAATGGATTAAACAATTGCCACCGCTTGATTTACCGCAACCGAGTGAAAAGCGCAATCCGTTTCCTTCATTAACGGAGCAATAA
- a CDS encoding pilus assembly protein PilE has translation MKDERGMTLIELLAVIVILSILTMIATVSVVEIIKKSRDQAFVATAYSLYEAALLHVGAQKVEFLTPNKSEKLTYEQLVDDGVLEAIIDPYTSKRLPPNDDSYVIVTKQSDGTITYAVCLKGETKQICKENGVPVDQLSVNDIQDK, from the coding sequence GTGAAAGATGAGCGAGGAATGACGTTAATTGAACTGTTGGCGGTCATTGTTATTTTAAGCATTTTAACAATGATTGCAACGGTGTCCGTAGTTGAAATAATAAAAAAATCGCGCGATCAAGCGTTTGTCGCGACCGCTTATTCGCTATATGAGGCAGCACTGCTTCATGTCGGTGCACAAAAAGTAGAGTTTTTAACGCCAAATAAAAGCGAGAAATTGACGTATGAACAATTAGTCGATGACGGGGTTCTTGAAGCGATTATCGATCCATACACATCGAAACGTTTGCCGCCAAATGATGATTCATACGTCATTGTGACAAAACAAAGTGACGGTACGATCACATATGCCGTTTGTTTAAAAGGGGAAACGAAGCAAATTTGTAAAGAAAACGGCGTGCCTGTCGATCAATTGTCTGTCAATGATATTCAAGACAAGTAG
- a CDS encoding stage II sporulation protein B: MDKPAKKAIVIKVNGKEQPYTTVTNTLPQWSSEEHDKQDETQDEFTPFETGKRYTKRFPWRSFMLAVVLAVVLGTSFGFLVLTIIPTTENKPASTATLEQEQKEETSIAKRTETVFVIQGGVFQDEKAANVYVQKIKAQQRPSVMIGKQPVYVFLGMALTKEEAKQIASLYESLGIDTYVKAWNVSIDEKESEPFVMVLSVISRLLHGQQLQNEQWQQLQSYSPHNEQMKKAYEALFAFRQSNDEKQLWEAQQHMLHVLH; this comes from the coding sequence ATGGACAAGCCAGCGAAAAAAGCGATCGTGATTAAAGTGAACGGAAAAGAACAGCCATACACGACAGTAACAAATACGTTGCCCCAATGGTCGAGCGAAGAACATGATAAACAAGACGAAACACAGGACGAGTTTACACCATTTGAAACGGGTAAACGATATACAAAACGATTCCCTTGGCGCTCGTTTATGTTGGCGGTTGTTTTAGCAGTCGTTCTTGGGACAAGCTTCGGCTTTCTTGTGTTAACGATTATTCCGACAACTGAAAATAAACCAGCATCGACAGCGACGTTGGAACAAGAACAAAAAGAAGAAACATCGATCGCGAAACGAACGGAAACGGTTTTTGTCATTCAAGGTGGAGTGTTTCAAGATGAAAAAGCAGCGAATGTATATGTACAAAAAATAAAGGCACAACAACGTCCGAGTGTAATGATTGGAAAACAGCCTGTTTATGTATTTTTAGGCATGGCATTGACAAAAGAGGAGGCAAAGCAAATCGCAAGTTTATACGAATCGCTCGGCATTGACACATATGTGAAAGCATGGAATGTATCCATCGACGAAAAAGAAAGCGAACCTTTTGTGATGGTCTTGTCCGTTATTAGTCGATTATTACATGGACAGCAACTTCAAAATGAACAGTGGCAACAATTGCAGTCGTATTCGCCACATAATGAACAAATGAAAAAAGCATATGAAGCACTTTTCGCTTTTCGTCAGTCCAACGACGAAAAACAATTATGGGAAGCACAACAACATATGTTACATGTTTTACATTAA
- a CDS encoding septum formation inhibitor Maf produces the protein MQLVLASSSPRRKQLLHMLGLPFDILVSDVDESFDAKLSPSEIVQQLAHKKAHAVWQQKKDACVIGADTIVVCEGEVLGKPVSEQDAFRMLKRLSGTTHEVWTGVAICTANECVTFAEKTDVTFWPLSDDDIWAYIATKEPLDKAGAYGIQQRGALFVQKIDGDYFSVVGLPIAKLARELKKFGFYPFR, from the coding sequence ATGCAACTTGTGTTAGCTTCTAGTTCTCCTCGTCGAAAACAACTTCTTCATATGCTAGGACTTCCGTTTGACATCCTCGTCAGCGATGTCGATGAATCGTTTGATGCAAAGTTATCCCCGAGTGAAATTGTACAACAGCTCGCACATAAAAAAGCACATGCGGTATGGCAACAAAAAAAAGACGCGTGCGTCATCGGTGCAGATACGATTGTCGTATGTGAAGGAGAAGTGCTTGGAAAGCCAGTAAGCGAACAAGACGCTTTTCGTATGTTAAAACGTTTATCTGGAACGACACATGAAGTGTGGACAGGGGTAGCGATTTGTACCGCAAACGAGTGCGTGACGTTTGCTGAAAAGACGGACGTGACGTTTTGGCCGCTTTCAGACGATGACATTTGGGCATATATTGCAACGAAAGAGCCGCTTGATAAAGCAGGGGCATATGGCATTCAACAACGTGGAGCGCTTTTTGTTCAAAAAATCGATGGCGATTATTTTTCTGTTGTTGGTTTGCCGATCGCTAAACTGGCTCGCGAATTAAAAAAATTCGGATTTTATCCATTTCGTTAA
- a CDS encoding rod shape-determining protein (functions in MreBCD complex in some organisms), with protein MFGIGSRDLGIDLGTANTLVYVKGKGIVLREPSVVALQKDTKQIVAVGNEAKQMIGRTPGNVVALRPMKDGVIADYETTAIMMKYYIKQATKNSGLFAGKPYVMVCVPSGITAVEERAVIDATRQAGARDAYTIEEPFAAAIGANLPVWEPTGSMVVDIGGGTTEVAVISLGGIVTSQSIRVAGDEMDEAIIQYIRKTYNLMIGERTAEAIKVEIGSAGNPEGIGSMEIRGRDLLTGLPKTIEIHAEEIAEALRDTVYAIVDSVKNTLEKTPPELAADIMDRGIVLTGGGALLRNLDKVISQETNMPVIIAENPLDCVAIGTGKALDHIHLFKNKARDHR; from the coding sequence ATGTTTGGAATTGGATCAAGAGATCTCGGAATAGATTTAGGTACGGCAAATACGCTTGTATACGTCAAAGGAAAAGGCATTGTTTTGCGCGAGCCTTCTGTCGTTGCGCTACAAAAAGATACGAAACAAATTGTTGCGGTTGGGAATGAAGCGAAACAAATGATCGGACGTACGCCAGGAAACGTTGTGGCGCTTCGTCCGATGAAAGATGGAGTGATCGCTGATTACGAAACGACAGCCATTATGATGAAGTACTACATTAAGCAAGCGACGAAAAATAGCGGACTGTTTGCAGGAAAGCCGTACGTCATGGTGTGCGTACCATCAGGAATTACGGCGGTAGAGGAGCGCGCGGTCATCGATGCGACAAGACAAGCAGGGGCTCGCGATGCATATACGATCGAAGAGCCGTTTGCAGCGGCAATCGGAGCGAATTTGCCTGTATGGGAGCCAACAGGAAGCATGGTTGTCGATATCGGGGGTGGCACAACGGAAGTCGCTGTCATTTCTTTAGGTGGCATTGTAACGAGCCAGTCCATTCGTGTTGCTGGTGATGAAATGGATGAAGCAATTATCCAGTATATTCGCAAGACGTACAATTTAATGATCGGGGAGCGCACGGCAGAAGCAATTAAAGTTGAAATTGGTTCGGCAGGAAATCCAGAAGGAATCGGAAGCATGGAAATTCGCGGTCGCGACTTATTAACAGGGTTGCCAAAAACGATTGAAATTCACGCAGAAGAAATTGCTGAAGCGTTGCGCGACACCGTATATGCCATTGTAGATTCCGTAAAAAATACGCTAGAAAAAACGCCGCCAGAGCTTGCAGCCGATATTATGGATCGCGGCATCGTTTTAACAGGTGGAGGAGCGTTGTTACGTAACTTAGATAAAGTCATTAGCCAAGAAACGAACATGCCGGTTATCATTGCCGAAAACCCGCTCGATTGTGTGGCGATCGGTACAGGAAAAGCGCTTGATCATATTCACTTATTTAAAAATAAAGCGCGAGACCATCGCTGA